The Candidatus Nitrosocaldus cavascurensis genome segment CTCACACCAAAACTTGCAGAACATGGTGCAAGGATACTTGGCACAAGCAAAGATGATATAGATAGGGCAGAGGATAGGGCAAAGTTCAGTGCACTTCTAGATATGCTAGGGATAAAGCAACCAGCATGGCAGGAGTTCACAAGCATAGATAAGGCTAAGGGGTTCTGTAGGAGCATAGGCTACCCAGTACTTGTTAGACCATCTTACGTGCTTAGTGGTTCTGCTATGCGTGTAATATGGGATGAGAGCAACCTTGAGCATTACCTTAGCATGGCAGCAGAGGTTAGCCCTGAGCATCCTGTAGTGATAAGCAAGTTCATCACAGATGCTCTAGAGGTTGAGGTTGATGGTGTTGCAGATGGTAATGGTAATGTTCTCATAGGCGCTATTATAGAGCATGTTGAGAGTGCTGGCATACACTCTGGGGATGCTATGATGGTTATCCCTCCATGGAGGTTAAGCAGCAAACATATACATACGCTTAGGGAGTATACGTATGCTATAGCAAGGGCATTGAGGATAAAGGGTCCATTCAACATTCAGTACATAGTCAAGGGGGATGATGTATACGTTATAGAGTGTAATGTTAGAGCATCAAGATCTATGCCTTATGTATCGAAGTTCACTGGCATAAACCTGATCACTCTAGCAGCAGGGGTTATAGCAGGCAAGGCATTGCCAGAGATGGATGAACCATGGATAAATGCAAAGGGGTTTGCTGTTAAAGTGCCCCAGTTCTCATTCATGCAGTTGGAGGGTGCAGATATAGTGCTTGGTGTTGAGATGAAGTCAACTGGAGAGGTTGCATGCTTTGGAGATACATTCTACGATGCACTATCTAAAGCATTGATGGCAGCAGGGTATAGCCTTGCATCAAGGGGCTCAGTGCTTATAACAGTAGGGGGAGCGATGAAGAGGAGGATACTCCCAATAGTATCTACTCTTAAAGCAATGGGCTTCAGCATATATGCTACTGAGCATACAGCAGAGTTCTTGCTTGAGAATGGGTTCAAGGATGTGCAGATAGTGTACAAGATAAGCGAGCCTAACAGGAAGCCAAACATTGCTGATCTACTCCATGCTAGAGCAGTAGACTTCATCATAAACGTGCCAAGCACACTAACTATAGAGAAGTATGCTGAGATGCTTGAGGATGAGTATATGATAAGGAGGAAGGCAGTTGAGATGGGCATACCTGTATTCACAAACTTGGATGTTGCTAACCTCTTCATAAAGACACTTGAGTGGATGAGAAGCAATGAGCCAAGTGTAAAACCACTACAACACTACAAGCTATTATAAGGCTTGTATGAAGGATGTGGTTGTTAATTATAATGATGATGGTAAGGTAATGTTAAGTGAATATGCCAGTGTATAAATTGAAACTAATCATAATCCAACAACAACAAACAGTAATTAGCAGTAACCATAAACAATCAAACATAAGCAATGAGCAATAAGAAGTAAATAAGCAATAACAACAACATCTATACTGATAGTATGATATCATTCAATGTATTCTCATCCCCAATAACAGAGCCATCTAACGTAACTATAGCTGCCCTTGCTATACCTTTACCACCGATGATCTTGGTAAGTGTGGTTGATGTATTGATAGCATCAACCTTATGGGCATGTAAAGGCCTTATGTACCTGTTAAAGCTTGGCACCACTATAACCTCAAGCATGTCATGCTTACCTTCATCGTATTCATGATGGCTCCTAACCTTTAGGATGAGCCATACCCTCTCCCCATCTAGTATGCTATCTCTCCTTGAGACTACAGGGTGTAGATGGCCCATGATGATCCTCCTAACCCCAGTACTCTTAGGTATTGTATGACCATGTATGAAGAGTGTATCATCAATAAGCATACCTTTACTGCTCATCAACCTAACATGATCTGGAAGCAATAGCCTCAAGTATGAGTCATGGTTCCCAGGCACTATGTAGAGTTCATCAACATGCCTTGCAAGTTCGGTTATGAACAAAGGTATATTCTTCCGCTCCTCTACACTCATACCTTTGATACTATCCTTGATATCCCCTAGGAGTATTATGCCATTGCACTGCTCATAATCTGCTATTGAAAGTATCTCATCAAGCATCTCATGCACATAACCATCATCCATAACCCTTACTCCCTTGAGTCTATGCTCAAACCCTATGTGTAGGTCTGCTGCTACAAGGTATCTAGCCCATTTATAAGCGCCATCATCACCCTTCTCTTTCCTCTCCCCATCCCTATCCCTCTTCTTCCCCTCTCCTCCACCCTCCCTCTTCTCCTCTCCCTCATCATCTATCCTTGTATCTTCACCATGATGCTCAACTATAAGGAGTGGATGCTCCTTGATCATCCTAATTCTAAGCATAGTAAATAGATGGTGTTAGAGGTAAATAATGGTTAACTTGTATTTCATACCATCACACTAACTAACTTACTTGCCAACATCCATCTCTGCAACAAACTCTACCATCCCATCATCCTTAACCTTAAGATCAACTGCTACTGTAACACCTATCTTGAGGTCTTTGATCTTGTTTATAACCTTGCATATTAGGCCACCATCAACACCATTGAAGCGAACGAGGGCATAGGCTGTACAACCATCATTATAACTATCATTATCATCACTATTACCATTAACATATGTGTATGAATAGAGTATGCCACTCTTCTCTACCTCAACCCATTTATCCAACCTCTTAAAGCATCTACTGCAGTATAGCCTTGGTGGTAGATATGCTCTGTTGCATTCATCACATCTACTTGCCATTATCCTCCCATTCAATGCTTCCCTAAAGAACCTCTCTCCTGCTACCCCTAGAGTATATACGTAATCGAGTTCTATGCTATCATGCCAGTAACCATCGATGTTGCTCATATCCATCACATCACAATGGTTTGAAGTACACTATATCGGTTATAGCACCCTTCCTCTCCTCCCTACTCCTCCATACAGCCTTAACCCTCATGCCTACATGCACATCCTCTGGCCTAACCTCTCCAAGGAGATGCATTATACCCATTCCTTGGGATGCACCATCAAGTTCTATTACAGCAACTATTACTGGATTGCTCATCCTCCTAGCCTGCTTATCTATGTATGATATGGAGTATGTATTAACACACCCAGTATCATAAACGTATACCCAATCATCAATCTGAGCAAAGTCAAGTTCGCAGAATATCCTTGGTGGTACAAGTACTCTCTTGCATACCTTGCATCTGCTCCCTACAATCCTTCCACTCCTCAACCCCTCAAGGAACCTGCCTACTGCTATACCTGTATCCCATCTGTATCTGAACCTTGCTGAGTACCTTATGCTCATATACTTGCCATCCCTCAGATCACCCTCTCTAACCTCTATCCCAGCGTAGTTGTTGCTACCTAGTGTGTTAGGTTCTCTACCTTCACTTGCACTAACACTAATATCCTGCCCTTTCTTTGCCATTCCCTCTTTCATACCCTTTACCTATCCTCCCAATCTCCCTCATTCAACCCAACTCAACCTCTCATCTCTATCCTTACTACCATCATGATCTCATTATTATAACAGAACTGAACTGCATTAGATCGCCCCATGCCTGTGCTAATCCAGTTCTAACATCCTTCTTCACCTGCCTCTTACCTGCATTGCCACTCAACTGCCAGAATATCTCGCATACCTTCATCATCCCTGCAGCTGCTATTGGGTTACCTACACCTAGCAAACCTCCAGATGGGTTAACAGGCATATCACCATCCCTTGCTGTAACACCAGCAACTGTCATCTCTGCAGCCTTACCCTTATCTGCAAGACCTAACCCCTCTAGATGGTGCAACTCCTTGTATGAGAATGGATCATACACCTCAGCAACATCTATCTCTCTTCTCGGCTCCTCTATACCAGCCATCCTGTATGCCATCCTTGCAGCCTCTGCAAGGTATGCGGGATATGCCAGTTCCCTATTTGTCCAGTAAGCACTATCTATGCTCCATCCTACACCATCTATCCATACTGGCTCCTTGCATATCTTCCTTGCAGTATCCTCAGATGCAAGTACTACTGCAGCAGCACCATCGCTTGGAGGGCTACTATCTAACCTCTTTATTGGCCACACTATAGGCTCTGATCTCATAACATCTTCAACAGTTATCCTTGCTGCAAGCTGTGCACATGGATGGTCAAGTGCATTACGCTTGTTCTTAACAGCAACATGTGCTATCTCCTCCTCGCTTACCCCATAAACATGCATATACCTACGCATCTCTAGAGCAAATATCCAGAGGAGGTTGATACCCAAAGGCCTCTCAAGTGTATGATCGAATATGCCCCAGAAAGCATACTGGGGATGTGGATGCAACGATGACATCTTCTCCTCACACACAACCAAGCATGTATCGAAGAGGCCAGAGGCAACGTGCCACCATCCTGCTATTGGTGCAAAGACACCAGTACCTCCACCAACGAATACCCTTGTGTATGGCTTGCCAACAGCTCCAGCACCATCAAGCAGGTACTCACCCTTCATATGCACGCCATCGAATGCATCTGGTGCAGAGCCAAGCACTACAGCATCCACATCCCTTATAGATATACCTGCTGACTCTACTGCCATGCTTGCTGCTTCAAAGCAGAGCTCCTTCCCTGTCTCAAGCATCCTTCTCCTGAAGAGCGTCATACCAGCACCAACTACAGCAACCTTACGCTTGATCACCATATTCTTCTTACCCACCATAACCTCATCATTGATTGCTGAGAATAACAACTGCACCAGATGCTGTTGGTAAGCCTCTCCAACTCTGCACTAGTGCTCTCCTTGCACCCTGCACCTGCATGCTCCCAGCACTGCCCCTAAGTTGTAGAGTAGCCTCAAGAACCCTATGCATGCCTGTAGCCTCAACAAGGTAACCTACACCAAGCGAGCCACCAGATGGGTTAACAGGCATATCACCATCCCTTGCTGTACACCCCTCATTGACCAACATGCTTGCCTCACCCTTCCTGCATAACCTTAGAGCCTCCATATGCTGCAACTCCTTGTATGAGAACGTATCATCTATCTCAGCAAGATCAATGTACTTGCTAAGTTCATCAATCTCTATACCAGCCATCCTGTATGCCATCTCTGCAGCAAGGGATGCATAGGTAGCATCTGCAAGGTCCCTATCATGTATCCATGGTGTATCTGAGCACAAGCCTACACCATCTATCCATACAATACCATTAGTGCTACCTTTGAGCATCCTTGCCTTATGCTCAGATGCAAGTACAACAACTATAGATGCATCTGCATAGTTGCTTACCTCCATGCTGGTTAGAGGGTATGCTACAACAGGGGATGAGAGAACAGTACTGCTATCCACATTTGAAGCATAACATGCTCTTGGGTTTGCTAGAGCATTACCCTTATTCTTCGATACAACATTCGCACATGACTCCCTGCTATTGCCAGTCTCATATAGGAACCTGTTCATCTCCAAGCCTGCAATGAAGTAAGGATCTATATCAGGATTGATGCCTCTAATATACACAGGGTCTAGGGCAAACCTTACTATCTCCTTCC includes the following:
- a CDS encoding metallophosphoesterase; the protein is MLRIRMIKEHPLLIVEHHGEDTRIDDEGEEKREGGGEGKKRDRDGERKEKGDDGAYKWARYLVAADLHIGFEHRLKGVRVMDDGYVHEMLDEILSIADYEQCNGIILLGDIKDSIKGMSVEERKNIPLFITELARHVDELYIVPGNHDSYLRLLLPDHVRLMSSKGMLIDDTLFIHGHTIPKSTGVRRIIMGHLHPVVSRRDSILDGERVWLILKVRSHHEYDEGKHDMLEVIVVPSFNRYIRPLHAHKVDAINTSTTLTKIIGGKGIARAAIVTLDGSVIGDENTLNDIILSV
- a CDS encoding Zn-ribbon domain-containing OB-fold protein; amino-acid sequence: MDMSNIDGYWHDSIELDYVYTLGVAGERFFREALNGRIMASRCDECNRAYLPPRLYCSRCFKRLDKWVEVEKSGILYSYTYVNGNSDDNDSYNDGCTAYALVRFNGVDGGLICKVINKIKDLKIGVTVAVDLKVKDDGMVEFVAEMDVGK
- a CDS encoding Zn-ribbon domain-containing OB-fold protein, giving the protein MKEGMAKKGQDISVSASEGREPNTLGSNNYAGIEVREGDLRDGKYMSIRYSARFRYRWDTGIAVGRFLEGLRSGRIVGSRCKVCKRVLVPPRIFCELDFAQIDDWVYVYDTGCVNTYSISYIDKQARRMSNPVIVAVIELDGASQGMGIMHLLGEVRPEDVHVGMRVKAVWRSREERKGAITDIVYFKPL
- a CDS encoding thiolase domain-containing protein, producing MVGKKNMVIKRKVAVVGAGMTLFRRRMLETGKELCFEAASMAVESAGISIRDVDAVVLGSAPDAFDGVHMKGEYLLDGAGAVGKPYTRVFVGGGTGVFAPIAGWWHVASGLFDTCLVVCEEKMSSLHPHPQYAFWGIFDHTLERPLGINLLWIFALEMRRYMHVYGVSEEEIAHVAVKNKRNALDHPCAQLAARITVEDVMRSEPIVWPIKRLDSSPPSDGAAAVVLASEDTARKICKEPVWIDGVGWSIDSAYWTNRELAYPAYLAEAARMAYRMAGIEEPRREIDVAEVYDPFSYKELHHLEGLGLADKGKAAEMTVAGVTARDGDMPVNPSGGLLGVGNPIAAAGMMKVCEIFWQLSGNAGKRQVKKDVRTGLAQAWGDLMQFSSVIIMRS
- a CDS encoding thiolase C-terminal domain-containing protein, whose protein sequence is MIIEVMDIIPKGERVGIVGIGYAGFAERASTKDHPSNSDTTNTNTSTSTTRYSYKELMFLAARMAYEDAGIIVRKEDRISFICCTEDFWEGNMISDEYMPDQLGAVLRPLCTVAADGLYGLITGFMQIRSGLVDVAVVEAHSKLSDVVSRKEIVRFALDPVYIRGINPDIDPYFIAGLEMNRFLYETGNSRESCANVVSKNKGNALANPRACYASNVDSSTVLSSPVVAYPLTSMEVSNYADASIVVVLASEHKARMLKGSTNGIVWIDGVGLCSDTPWIHDRDLADATYASLAAEMAYRMAGIEIDELSKYIDLAEIDDTFSYKELQHMEALRLCRKGEASMLVNEGCTARDGDMPVNPSGGSLGVGYLVEATGMHRVLEATLQLRGSAGSMQVQGARRALVQSWRGLPTASGAVVILSNQ